The following proteins are encoded in a genomic region of Thiomonas sp. X19:
- the purE gene encoding 5-(carboxyamino)imidazole ribonucleotide mutase, with translation MALIGVVMGSSSDWDVMRHAAEMLARFDVAHEARVVSAHRMPDALFAYAEAARGRGLAAIIAGAGGAAHLPGMLAAKTTVPVLGVPVPSKYLRGEDSLLSIVQMPKGIPVATFAIGEAGAANAALFALAMLAAHDAALQARLDAFRAGQTAQAEAMRVGL, from the coding sequence ATGGCCTTGATCGGTGTGGTGATGGGTTCGAGTTCCGACTGGGACGTGATGCGGCATGCGGCCGAGATGCTGGCACGCTTCGACGTGGCGCACGAGGCCCGCGTGGTCTCGGCCCACCGCATGCCCGACGCCTTGTTCGCCTACGCCGAGGCCGCACGCGGCCGCGGCCTGGCGGCCATCATCGCCGGCGCCGGCGGCGCGGCCCATTTGCCCGGCATGCTGGCGGCCAAGACCACCGTGCCGGTGCTGGGCGTGCCCGTGCCCAGCAAGTATTTGCGCGGTGAAGACTCGCTCCTGTCCATCGTGCAGATGCCCAAGGGCATTCCGGTGGCAACCTTCGCCATCGGCGAGGCCGGGGCGGCCAATGCCGCGCTGTTCGCGCTGGCCATGCTGGCGGCGCACGACGCGGCGCTGCAGGCCCGGCTCGACGCCTTTCGCGCCGGGCAAACCGCACAGGCCGAGGCCATGCGTGTCGGGCTTTGA
- a CDS encoding cupin domain-containing protein, translated as MNATLKLNFAHQASALTAAMPWTPSPAAGVWRKPLEREQRESGRAVRYVPGASFATHAHPMGEEFLVLSGMFPDEHGHYPAGSWLRSPHLSQHQPFSREGCTILVKVGHLPATAVTA; from the coding sequence ATGAACGCGACGCTGAAGTTGAACTTCGCACATCAGGCCAGCGCTCTGACCGCGGCAATGCCGTGGACGCCTTCACCGGCTGCTGGCGTCTGGCGCAAGCCGCTGGAGCGCGAGCAGCGCGAAAGCGGCCGCGCGGTGCGCTATGTGCCGGGCGCATCGTTTGCCACGCACGCTCATCCCATGGGCGAAGAGTTCTTGGTCCTGAGCGGCATGTTCCCCGACGAGCATGGCCACTATCCCGCCGGCTCCTGGTTGCGCAGCCCGCACCTGAGCCAGCATCAGCCCTTCAGCCGCGAAGGCTGCACCATCCTGGTGAAGGTCGGGCATCTGCCCGCGACGGCCGTCACCGCGTGA
- a CDS encoding sulfurtransferase has protein sequence MKMKYLMSATVLGLGMAAAQGAMAMDVPGPLVTPQWLKAHLNDVTVVDIRGGGSLKSFDEQPVMANHMVKKSGGHIAGAVLVNFNDIRETRTVDGVKLKAMMPTAEYFTKVMDDAGVNSGKPFVIVPTGNAVFAMDRGTRLYFQMRYFGVPHGQIAILNGGTNAWLNAGLPVSTKPAPTAKGDWKAMGEDKALLATTAEVKEGLRSGAEQYIDARPTAQFLGIAKKPINKTAGHLPGAKSFPIDAIVKDDHGATMFLSAADYKKIFHDTNISDNAPTTTYCNTGHLASGAWFVVHEIMGNKNSKLYAGSMNEWTNLGNPTVGLPG, from the coding sequence ATGAAAATGAAATATCTGATGAGCGCCACCGTTCTGGGTCTGGGCATGGCCGCCGCACAAGGCGCCATGGCCATGGATGTGCCCGGTCCGCTGGTGACACCGCAATGGCTCAAGGCGCATCTGAACGATGTGACGGTGGTGGACATTCGTGGTGGCGGCAGTCTCAAGTCGTTCGACGAACAGCCCGTGATGGCCAACCACATGGTCAAGAAATCCGGCGGCCACATTGCTGGCGCCGTGCTGGTGAACTTCAACGACATCCGTGAAACCCGCACGGTGGACGGCGTCAAGCTCAAGGCCATGATGCCCACCGCCGAGTACTTCACCAAGGTGATGGACGACGCCGGCGTGAACAGCGGCAAGCCCTTCGTCATCGTGCCCACCGGCAATGCCGTGTTCGCGATGGACCGTGGCACCCGCCTGTACTTCCAAATGCGCTATTTCGGCGTGCCGCACGGCCAGATCGCCATCCTCAACGGCGGCACCAACGCCTGGCTGAACGCCGGCCTCCCGGTGAGCACCAAGCCTGCCCCGACCGCCAAGGGCGACTGGAAAGCAATGGGTGAAGACAAAGCGCTACTGGCCACGACGGCAGAAGTCAAGGAAGGCCTGAGGAGCGGCGCCGAGCAGTACATCGACGCCCGCCCGACCGCGCAATTCCTCGGCATCGCCAAGAAGCCGATCAACAAGACCGCCGGCCACCTCCCTGGTGCCAAGTCCTTCCCGATCGATGCCATCGTGAAGGATGATCATGGCGCCACCATGTTCCTGAGCGCCGCCGACTACAAGAAAATTTTCCACGACACCAACATCAGCGACAACGCGCCCACCACCACCTACTGCAACACCGGGCACCTGGCTTCGGGCGCCTGGTTCGTGGTGCACGAAATCATGGGCAACAAGAACTCGAAGCTCTACGCGGGCTCGATGAACGAGTGGACCAATCTGGGCAACCCCACGGTCGGCCTGCCGGGCTGA
- the trxA gene encoding thioredoxin — MIDANLANFETEVVETSKTMPVLVDLWAPWCGPCRSLGPVLEKLETSYGGRFKLVKVNTEEEQELAKAFGVRSIPMVVLMKDGQPVDGFVGALPEGQIREFLDKHVPASTDQDDAHEAPDAMADAAPVSELEQLQQALATNPANDAARGEYVKLLLQEGRLDDARRAFEPLAGKVALDRLASALKHWLDAIDAAAAAADIATLQAAIATNKRDFAARFALAQHHMAGQRWTEAMDELLDILMRDKSWNEDAARKAYVAILELIAPPVVKPAEGQAPATDPTVESYRRRLSMVVLS, encoded by the coding sequence ATGATCGACGCAAACCTAGCCAATTTCGAAACCGAGGTGGTCGAAACCTCGAAGACCATGCCCGTTCTGGTGGACCTGTGGGCGCCGTGGTGCGGCCCTTGCCGCAGCCTGGGTCCGGTGCTGGAAAAGCTGGAAACCAGTTACGGCGGCCGCTTCAAACTGGTGAAGGTCAACACCGAGGAAGAGCAGGAACTCGCCAAGGCTTTCGGCGTGCGCAGCATTCCGATGGTGGTGCTGATGAAGGACGGCCAGCCGGTGGACGGCTTTGTCGGCGCTCTGCCCGAAGGGCAGATTCGTGAGTTCCTCGACAAGCATGTGCCTGCCTCCACGGACCAGGATGACGCTCACGAGGCGCCGGATGCCATGGCAGACGCCGCGCCCGTCTCCGAGTTGGAGCAACTGCAACAAGCGCTGGCCACCAACCCCGCGAACGATGCGGCGCGCGGCGAGTATGTCAAGCTGCTGCTGCAGGAGGGCCGCCTGGACGACGCGCGCCGCGCCTTCGAGCCGCTGGCCGGCAAGGTGGCCCTCGACCGCCTGGCGAGTGCGCTGAAGCACTGGCTGGACGCCATCGACGCCGCGGCAGCGGCTGCCGACATCGCCACGCTGCAAGCGGCAATCGCCACGAACAAGCGCGACTTCGCCGCCCGCTTCGCCCTGGCCCAACACCACATGGCGGGGCAGCGCTGGACCGAGGCGATGGACGAACTGCTCGACATCCTGATGCGCGACAAGAGCTGGAACGAGGATGCCGCACGCAAGGCTTATGTCGCCATCCTCGAACTGATCGCGCCGCCGGTGGTCAAGCCCGCGGAAGGCCAGGCGCCCGCCACCGACCCCACGGTGGAAAGCTACCGCCGCCGCCTGAGCATGGTGGTCTTGAGCTGA
- a CDS encoding DUF2970 domain-containing protein: MEPKAPKPAASFRRGTLRALGAVATAMLGLRRRQDRERDFAALKLQHVVVAGVIVAVVIVTLLIVLVNRIAA; encoded by the coding sequence ATGGAACCCAAGGCCCCAAAGCCAGCGGCATCCTTCCGGCGCGGCACCTTGCGGGCGCTGGGCGCGGTGGCCACTGCGATGTTGGGTTTGCGACGGCGGCAGGACCGGGAGCGCGACTTCGCCGCGCTGAAGCTGCAGCATGTGGTGGTGGCCGGCGTCATCGTCGCGGTGGTCATCGTCACCCTGCTGATCGTGCTGGTGAATCGCATCGCTGCCTGA
- a CDS encoding phosphoribosylaminoimidazolesuccinocarboxamide synthase, with translation MTHALLTTSITSLPLLSRGKVRDNYAVGDDLMLMVASDRISAFDVVMDQGIPGKGEMLTRISCFWFELLEDVVPNHLTGIDPESVVAEHEREQVRGRGLVVRRLKPLPVEAVVRGYLAGSGWKDYQASGKVCGVDLPDGLQQAARLPHPIFTPATKAALGEHDENIAFGQMVRLIGVELAGQVRDVSLEIYSRAAAHAKARGIILADTKFEFGLDKQGRLVWMDEALTPDSSRFWPADQWREGISPPSFDKQFLRDWLETVPGWTKQPPPPTLPSEVLDGTAAKYREALERITGPA, from the coding sequence ATGACTCACGCCCTGCTCACGACCTCCATCACTTCTCTGCCCTTGCTCTCGCGTGGCAAGGTGCGCGACAACTACGCCGTGGGCGACGACCTCATGCTGATGGTGGCAAGCGACCGCATCTCGGCCTTCGACGTGGTGATGGACCAGGGCATTCCGGGCAAAGGGGAAATGCTCACGCGCATTTCCTGCTTCTGGTTCGAACTGCTGGAAGATGTGGTGCCCAACCATCTCACCGGCATCGACCCCGAAAGCGTGGTGGCCGAGCACGAGCGTGAGCAGGTGCGGGGGCGCGGCCTGGTCGTCAGGCGTCTCAAGCCACTGCCGGTCGAGGCCGTGGTACGTGGTTACCTGGCCGGCTCGGGTTGGAAGGACTACCAGGCCAGCGGCAAGGTTTGCGGGGTGGATTTGCCCGATGGCCTGCAGCAGGCAGCCCGCTTGCCGCACCCCATTTTCACGCCCGCCACCAAGGCCGCGCTCGGCGAACACGACGAGAACATCGCCTTCGGCCAGATGGTGCGACTCATCGGTGTGGAACTCGCCGGCCAGGTGCGCGACGTCAGCCTGGAGATTTACAGCCGCGCGGCGGCCCACGCCAAGGCGCGCGGCATCATTTTGGCCGACACCAAGTTCGAGTTCGGCCTGGACAAGCAGGGCCGCCTGGTGTGGATGGACGAAGCGCTCACGCCCGACTCCTCCCGCTTCTGGCCAGCCGACCAGTGGCGCGAGGGCATCTCGCCGCCGAGCTTCGACAAGCAATTCCTGCGCGACTGGCTGGAAACCGTGCCCGGCTGGACCAAGCAGCCGCCCCCGCCCACCCTGCCGTCCGAGGTGCTGGACGGCACCGCGGCCAAATACCGCGAGGCGCTGGAGCGCATCACCGGGCCGGCTTGA